CGAACGATGCATACAGCTACACGAGACTCAACACCGCCTTACTTGTGTGCACCTGTTGACTGCAGCTCTTGTGAATGCCAACTAGCCTAGCGACTGTTTGACATCGCCAGCCCAGAGGCCGACGTTTTGGCTAGGTTAGGCAGGCAATGACAGTCAGGATGCAGGCACGTAGTTGGAGTCCCTGTGAAGTGAGTCTGTATGCGCAATGTATAGGAACTGCAACGCGTTGTTCATCAGGACATGCGCCGCGGTGGAGCAAGCTAATGGTGGGGCCAATGATGCAGTTACCCCTCCAAAAAATGTGCGGGACAGGTTGCTCTGGCAATGTTGGTGAACTTCGACGCACCCTCAGTGAGCCATCTCTGAATGCTGCAACGCAAAGCAAGACCAACGTCAAATATGCTCGTGCAGCAGCTTTGACATGGAGATCATCCAGGACTAGAATCTACAATGGGATAGCACGACAAATGTGCATCGAAACACGCCGTGGCAAACATGCAGAGCAGGCCCGGTGTTATGACACGTCTCAGCCCAATGAGCGTCTTGGGCTCTCCAAAAGTTGCCGCTGGCAGCGCCCAGGATGCGAGAAGCCAGCAGAGGCAATGTCATCGAAAATTTGCGCGCCCGAGTGGAGACGAAACAGGCCTAGCCCCACCCGGCTTGGCAACTGGCTGCCCCTCCGTTATAATCTCTTCCGcgcccacacccacacaaACTCATTGTCTCTCACACCTTACACGAGCTGTATATCTGGTATGTCAACCACACCACCTTGCTTTTGTCTGCCACAAGCTAACAGTGTACTTTCAGAGAAATAAAACTCCCCCTCAACTTTCAACTTAACACACAACCGCCAACATGGGGTAAGCATCACCGGGCCTTCACACATCGAAGGCAACCATCGCCTATCAAGGCAGCCCTTGTACAGCGTGCTGACATCGTCGGCAGTAAGGAGAAGACTCACATCaacgtcgtcgtcatcggcCACGTCGACTCCGGCAAGTCGACCACCACCGGCCGTAAGCACTCCTCTCCGAACGACCGCATGACGCAACAGCTCACAACGGAACAGACTTGATCTACAAGTGCGGTGGTATTGACAAGCGTACCATCGAGAAGTTCGAGAAGGTATGGCACACTTTTCTTCCAGTGGCAACATCACTTGCATCTGCCATATCTGGACGCGCTTCCTCGCTTGCGGGTTATCGTTCATTGAGGGGCATTTTTGGTGGGGTTGTGCGAGCTTTTCGTGCGCTAGCGCTAGCCCGCTTCGGGAGCTCGCCAACTCCAACACCATGCCCCACAGCGCAATTTGCATCGCGAGCTTATGGGCTCCGGTCCAAGGCTGCGACATCCTTGCCCACTTAATACAAGTCTTAACGATGCTGACAACCACCACAGGAAGCCGCCGAACTCGGCAAGGGTTCCTTCAAGTACGCATGGGTTCTTGACAAACTCAAGGCCGAGCGTGAGCGTGGTATCACCATCGATATCGCTCTCTGGAAGTTCGAGACACCCAAGTATATGGTGACAGTCAGGTTTGTCTACCCTACCACTATATGTGCTTCACGATGCTAACAAGTTGCAGTATGTGTGCACCTTTTCTTCATATCGCTCGAGTTGTCTTTTCTTGTTGCTTGCTTGCTGTTGTTGGTACTCTCGctcttgctgctgctactCTCCTTGCATCTCGTGCAGCCGCCGTTGCGAATCGCACTCACTTCTGCGCGCCATGCAATGAAGCCTGCACCAGCAGCAATGATCTCAAGAGGCACAACGACAAGCAGACATACAAGGATACAGTAGCAACCACGCAAGCAAGCAACATGAACATTTCGCCTTTAAGCGAACTCTACCACTGACACTTTACTTAGTTGATGCCCCCGGTCACCGTGATTTCATCAAGAACATGATCACTGGTACTTCCCAGGCCGATTGCGCTATCCTCATCATTGCCGCTGGTACTGGTGAGTTCGAGGCTGGTATCTCCAAGGATGGCCAGACCCGTGAGCACGCTCTCCTCGCCTACACCCTCGGTGTCAAGCAGCTCATCGTTGCCATCAACAAGATGGACACCACCAAGTGGTCCGAGGCCCGTTTCACCGAGATCATCAAGGAGACCTCCAACTTCATCAAGAA
This genomic interval from Ascochyta rabiei chromosome 5, complete sequence contains the following:
- a CDS encoding translation elongation factor EF-1 alpha, variant 3, producing the protein MGKEKTHINVVVIGHVDSGKSTTTGHLIYKCGGIDKRTIEKFEKEAAELGKGSFKYAWVLDKLKAERERGITIDIALWKFETPKYMVTLMPPVTVISSRT
- a CDS encoding translation elongation factor EF-1 alpha, which codes for MGKEKTHINVVVIGHVDSGKSTTTGHLIYKCGGIDKRTIEKFEKEAAELGKGSFKYAWVLDKLKAERERGITIDIALWKFETPKYMVTVSMCAPFLHIARVVFSCCLLAVVGTLALAAATLLASRAAAVANRTHFCAPCNEACTSSNDLKRHNDKQTYKDTVATTQASNMNISPLSELYH
- a CDS encoding translation elongation factor EF-1 alpha, variant 2; the protein is MGKEKTHINVVVIGHVDSGKSTTTGHLIYKCGGIDKRTIEKFEKEAAELGKGSFKYAWVLDKLKAERERGITIDIALWKFETPKYMVTVRFVYPTTICASRC